From the genome of Agrococcus sp. ARC_14:
GCGTCGCCTCGACCGGCTTCATCGTCGGCGGCCTCGTGATCGCCAAGTTCGGCCTCGGCAAGCGCCCGATCCGCACGCTGCTCATCGTCGTCGCGATCATGGGCGTGCTCGGCGCGATCTTTACGATCCGCGAGTGGTGGTGGCTCTACGCGATCGGCACCTGGGCCTACATGGCGCTCATCCCGGCGGCAGAGGCCGCCGAGCAGACGATCATCCAGCGGGTCGTGCCGCTGGCGCGACAGGGCCGCGTGTTCGGCTTCGCGATGGCGTTCGAGTCTGCGGCCGCGCCCATCACGGCCTTCCTCATCGCACCGCTCGCCGAGTTCTTCATCCTCCCGTGGGCGCGATCCTCCGAGGGCGCTGCAACGCTCGAACCGCTGCTGGGCACCGGCGAGGCACGCGGCATCGCGCTCGTGTTCCTGGGCGCGGGCATCGTCATGGTGATCGCGGCAGGGCTCGCGTTCCTCACCAGGTCGTATCGCCTGATCAGCCGCTCCTACGAGGCGTCTGCCCCCGCGCAGACCACGACCGATGGCGCCGACGGCGAGTCGACGCCCACGACGGCGGCGACGCGATCGGGCATGACGGATGCGCACGGCGCGGCCGCGCGGGATCAGTCGTCGATGGGCTCGGTGAGCGAGGGCGGCAGCGAGGCGACGCCGCCGGCCGGATCAAGGTAGGCAGCGCGCACGAGCGCTGGTGAGCCGACCGCGGTCGCGTCGGTCACGATCGCCGGCGCCGTGTCTGCGACGAAGCGCTCGAGCCTGCGCCAGTCGAGCGCGGCGACCGGCGGCCGCTTGCCGCGCAGCCGCTCGCGGATCGACTCCATGGGCAGCGGTGCGTCGCTCGCCAGCAGGATCACGTTGCTGAAGCGGGCGCCGGCGAGCGTCGAGCCGGTCGCGAGCAGCCCGACGTGCGCGAACGCCGCACGCACCGTGGCCAGCTGCTGCCGCACGAAGTGGAGCGGTGGCCCGTCGACCGAGTTCGCCACCAGCATGCCGCCCGGCTGCAGCGCTGCGCTCGCCGCACGGTAGAACTCCACCGACGTGAACGCGGCGGGCACGCGGCCGCCGCCGAACACATCCGTCGTCACGAGCGCGACCGGCTCGTCGACGCGCTCGAGCACCGCGCGGCCGTCGCCCACGATCAGCTCGATGCCGGGCGGCAGCGGGGCGGCTTCGAGCACGAGCTCGACGAGCGCCGGCTCGAGCTCGACCACGCGCTGGCGGAGCCGGGGCAGGGCATGCTGCAGCAGCCGCGGCAGCGTGACCGCGCCGCCGCCGAGGTGCAGCGCCGTCGACCCCCCGCCGGCGAGCGCCTCGAGCGCGGCGGCGAGCACCCAGCGTGCAGAAGCGTGTTGCGGCGGCGCCTCCGGGTCGCCGATGTGCGACTGCATGATGCCGTCGATGACGAGCGAGAGCCCGTGCGCATCGCGCTCGAGCCGCGCCTCGTGACCGTTGGAGAGCATGCGGCTCGTCATGCGGCGGCAGCCCGTCTGCTCCAGCGCACCTCGACGACCCGCCTGGCCGCACGGGTGCAGGGCGTGCAGGCGTAGCGCCCCCGCGGCGCGCGGAACCGCACGTGCTCGTGCCCGCCCGGGCAGCTGCCGACCCAGCCGGCACGCTCGGCCGCGATCTCGCCCTGGTGCGTGCGTCCTCCGATGTAGCCGATCTCGCGCGCAGTGCGCCGCCAGAGCGCACCATGGCCCGCCCCCGGCCCCACCATGGCGTGGGCGACCTCGTGCAGCAGGATCTGGTGCACCTCGTCGTCGTCCCAGCGCGCCGCGAGGTGCTTCGAGACGGTGATGCGCCGCGCGGTGTAGTTCGTCAGGCCGGCACGCTTGGCCGCACGGTCGAAGCCGAACGCCCACGAGTCGTCGAGATGCAGTCGGATGAGGGCCTCTGCCCACACGCGCACCCGCTCGAGATCAGCCATCGTTCACCTTCCGCCGGCTGCGAGCATGCCAGCAGCCGGACGTGCTGCGCGAACCGACGGCGCGCGCCTGTGGAAGGTCGACTCTGTGGAGGCCCATCGCCTCGAGGCTCAGCGCCCGCCCCAGATCGGGTGGCTCGCGCGCGGCACGTCCTGCTCCGCGCGCAGCGCCTCGGTCTGCGCGCGGTCCGTCGCGACCATGAGCGCCAGCTCCGCCGCCTCGAGCTGCGAGGCCTCGAGCTCCGCCTCGCGGCAGAGCTCGACCGCGACGGTGAAGTCGATGCACGCCTCCTGCCACTGGCCGAGCGCGAAGTGCACGGTGCCGCGCTGCTGCAGCGCGTGCGCCCACAGCTCGACCCAGTCGTTCGAGCGCGACTCGGCGATGATGCCGGTGCACTCGCGCAGGGCGGTGCGCAGGTCGCCGCGGGTCTGCACGACGGATGCGCGCAGCAGTCGTGCCTCCGCGACGCGGTCGCGCGAGCCGGATGCGCGGGCAAGCGTGACAGCCTCGCTCGCGGCGGTGAGCGCGTCGTCGAGGCGGCCGAGGCTCTCGAGCAGCCAGGCCCGCTCGGAGACGGCGGCAAGCGATCGCTCCCTGCCGAGCTGGCGCAGCCGGCGGGCCGCGGAAGCGACGTCGACAGCGTTCCGCAGCGCGGTCTGGTCGTAGCCGATCGACTCGCTCATGCCCGCAATCGTCGCGCACGCGCGTCATTTCGCCGGGAGCACGCGCCGTACGGCGCCGTGTGCTCTGCACAACGCAAGCCCGCTCGCCCCGAGCAGCGGCAGATCGGCGCTCCTCCCGCCGAGCGCCACGGAATCGGCGCAGCTGGCTTGCGTTGTGCAGACGGCGGGCGGGACAGGCGCCGAGTGGTCCGCCGCGCGTCAGCCGAAGATGCCGCGGTTGGGTGCAGGGCTGGGCGTCGCGTCGGCATCGCGGGTCGGCTGCGCGCCGCCCAGGAACCGGCGCAGCTCCGCGCCGGCCACCACCTTGCCGGGCAGCGGATCGCGTCGCAGCCCGCGGCCGATCTCCTCGAGATCAGGCAGCGCTGCGCCCGCGATCGCCACGATGTTGCCGAAGCGGCGGCCCTTGAGCATGCCGGGGTCGGCGAGCGCCGCCACCTCCTGGTGCACCTCGTGCAGCGCCGCGAGCTGCCGCTTCGCGAAGGCGAGCGTGCGATCGTCCGCGATGTTGACGATCACGACGCCGGTCGGCGCGAGCAGGTCGCGCACGAGCGCGTGGAACTCCACCGTCGTCACGTGGGCCGGCGTCTGCGAGCCCGAGAACACATCCACCACCACCAGGTCGACCGAGCCGCGCAGCCCCGCGGGCAGGCGGGAGAGCTGCTCGCGCGCGTCGCCGTAGCGCACCCGCACGCTCGCGCCGCGGGGGAGGGGCGCCACCTCGCGCACCAGCTCGACCAGCAGCGGCTCGAGCTCGATGACCTGCTGGCGCGAGCCCCGCCTGGTGGCGTCGACGTAGCGCGGGATCGTGAGCGCGCCGGCGCCCAGGTGCACCGCGGTGATCGGGCCGGGCGGCAGCGCGTCGATCACGTGACCCATCTGCTGCACGTACTCATAGACCAGCAGCTCCGGCCGCTCGGTGTCGACGTGCGACTGCGGAGTGCCGTCGACGACCAGCTGCCAGCCACCGGATCCCGAGAAGCGCATCTCGGCGTGCAGACCGCTCGAGAGCCGTCGGGAGGGAGTGCTCACAGGACCATTCTGCGGGGTCCGCGGCGGCCGCTAGCATCGAGCCCCGCGGGCCCGCCAGCCGACACGCCGGAGGGACTGGACATCAGCGGATCGGCGGCGTAGTGTTGCAAGTTGCGCTCACAGACATCCCCTCTGCCTTCATATTGCGGTCGGCGCGCGCCCGAACAGGGCGCTTCAGGGTGTTGACGAGTCTCTCACCGACGACACGATCCCGGGAAGACCCGCAACCCTTCCCGGCCCGGAGGTATCTGCCTTGCCTGAAACGAGTCCTAAGACCGGTCGAAACGCGAGCCGCCTGAGCTTCGCGCGAATCGCGGAGACACTGACGGTTCCCGACCTGCTTGCGCTGCAGACCGAGAGCTTCGAGTGGCTCATCGGCACCGACGCCTGGAAGGTGCGCCTCGCTGCCGAGGAGGCCGTCGGCCGCGACGACGTGCACGCGAACTCCGGCCTCGAGGAGATCTTCGAGGAGATCTCGCCGATCGAGGACCTGAGCGAGAAGATGCAGCTCTCCTTCTCCGAGCCCGTGCTCGACGTGCCGAAGTACACGATCGCCGAGTGCAAGGAGCGCGGCAAGACCTACGCGGCTCCGCTCTACGTCTCCGCCGAGTTCATGAACCACGAGACCGGCGAGATCAAGTCGCAGACGGTCTTCATGGGTGACTTCCCGCTGATGACGGAGAAGGGCACGTTCATCGTGAACGGCACCGAGCGCGTCGTCGTCTCGCAGCTCGTCCGCAGCCCCGGCGTGTACTTCGACCGCACCCCCGAGAAGAACTCCGACAAGGACATCTACTCGGCTCGCGTGATCCCCAGCCGCGGTGCATGGCTCGAGTTCGAGATCGACAAGCGCGACGCCGTCGGCGTGCGCATCGACCGCAAGCGCAAGCAGTCGGTCACGGTGTTCCTCAAGGCCCTCGGCCTCACTGCCGAGGACATCGCCCGCGAGTTCGCCGGCTACGAGTCGATCATGGCGACCCTCGAGAAGGATGCGCCGATGTCGAAGGAGGACGCCCTCCGCGACATCTACCGGAAGCTGCGTCCGGGCGAGCAGGTTGCTGCCGAGGCCGCCCGCGCGCTGCTCGACAACTTCTACTTCAACCCGAAGCGCTACGACCTCGCGAAGGTCGGCCGCTACAAGATCAACCGCAAGCTCGGCATCGACGTGCCCATGAGCGACTCGGTGCTCTCGGTCGACGACATCGTCGCGACCATCAAGTACCTGGTGGCGCTGCACGCCGAGGAGTCCACGATCAAGGGTCTCCGCAAGGGCGAGGAAGTCGACATCCGCCTGGACGTCGACGACATCGACCACTTCGGCAACCGTCGCATCCGCGCCGTCGGCGAGCTCATCCAGAACCAGGTCCGCACGGGCTTGGCTCGCATGGAGCGCGTCGTCCGTGAGCGCATGTCCACGCAGGACATCGAGGCCATCACGCCGCAGACCCTGATCAACGTGCGCCCTGTGAGCGCGGCGATCAAGGAGTTCTTCGGCACCTCGCAGCTGTCGCAGTTCATGGATCAGAACAACCCGCTCGCGGGCCTGACCCACAAGCGCACGCTCTCGGCGCTGGGCCCCGGCGGCCTCTCGCGTGAGCGCGCCGGTGTCGAGGTGCGCGACGTGCACCCCTCGCACTACGGCCGCATGTGCCCGATCGAGACCCCGGAAGGCCCGAACATCGGCCTCATCGGTCGTCTCGCCACCTTCGGTCGCATCAACTCCTTCGGCTTCATCGAGACGCCGTACCGTCGCGTCGAGAACGGCGTCGTCAGCACGCAGATCGACTACCTCACCGCGTCGGAGGAGGACGAGTTCATCGTCGCTCACGCCAACAACGTGATCGATGCGAAGAGCCGCTTCGTCGAGGATCGCGTCGTCGCCCGCAAGAAGGGCGAGGAGGTCGAGCTCGTCGACCCCAAGGCCGTGAACTACATGGACGTCTCGCCGCGCCAGATGGCGTCGGTGGCGACGAGCCTCATCCCGTTCCTCGAGCACGACGACGCGAACCGCGCCCTCATGGGTGCGAACATGCAGCGTCAGGCCGTGCCGCTGGTGCGCTCCGAGTCGCCGCTGGTCGGCACCGGCATGGAGGGCTTCGCGGCCATCGACTCCGGTGACGTCATGACGGCGACCGCCGCGGGTGTCGTCGCAGAGGTGTCTGCCGATCTGGTCACCGTGCAGCTCGACGAGGGCGGCACGCAGCAGTACTTCCTGCGCAAGTTCGCCCGCTCGAACCAGGGCACGTCGTACAACCACCGCGTGATCGTCTCTGCAGGCGACCGCGTCGAGGTCGGCGAGGTCATCGCAGACGGCCCGGCGACCGAGAACGGCGAGCTCGCGCTCGGCAAGAACCTGCTCGTGGCGTTCATGCCGTGGGAGGGCCACAACTACGAGGACGCGATCATCCTCAGCCAGAACCTCGTGAAGGACGACGTGCTCTCGTCGATCCACATCGAGGAGTACGAGGTCGACGCCCGCGACACCAAGCTGGGCAAGGAGGAGGTCACCCGTGATCTCCCGAACGTCGGCCCCGACCTGCTGGCAGACCTCGACGAGCGCGGCATCATCCGCATCGGTGCTGAGGTCGTCCCCGGCGACATCCTCGTCGGCAAGGTCACGCCGAAGGGCGAGACCGAGCTGAGCGCCGAGGAGCGCCTGCTGCGCGCGATCTTCAACGAGAAGAGCCGCGAGGTTCGCGACACCTCCCTCAAGGTGCCGCACGGCGAGCAGGGCACCGTCATCGCGGTCAAGCAGTTCCGCGCTGAGGACGGCGACGACGAGCTGGGCTCCGGTGTGCACGAGAAGGTCGTGGTCTACATCGCGCAGAAGCGCAAGATCACCGAGGGCGACAAGCTCGCCGGCCGTCACGGCAACAAGGGCGTGATCGCCAAGATCCTGCCCGAGGAGGACATGCCGTTCCTCGAGGACGGCACCGCCGTCGACATCGTGCTGAACCCGCTCGGCATCCCGAAGCGCATGAACTTCGGCCAGGTGCTCGAGACGCACCTCGGCTGGATCGCCGCGACGGGCTGGAAGGTCGAAGGCAAGCCGGAGTGGTCGAAGGGACTTGACCAGCGGACGCTC
Proteins encoded in this window:
- a CDS encoding fused MFS/spermidine synthase — encoded protein: MTSRMLSNGHEARLERDAHGLSLVIDGIMQSHIGDPEAPPQHASARWVLAAALEALAGGGSTALHLGGGAVTLPRLLQHALPRLRQRVVELEPALVELVLEAAPLPPGIELIVGDGRAVLERVDEPVALVTTDVFGGGRVPAAFTSVEFYRAASAALQPGGMLVANSVDGPPLHFVRQQLATVRAAFAHVGLLATGSTLAGARFSNVILLASDAPLPMESIRERLRGKRPPVAALDWRRLERFVADTAPAIVTDATAVGSPALVRAAYLDPAGGVASLPPSLTEPIDD
- a CDS encoding SprT-like domain-containing protein produces the protein MADLERVRVWAEALIRLHLDDSWAFGFDRAAKRAGLTNYTARRITVSKHLAARWDDDEVHQILLHEVAHAMVGPGAGHGALWRRTAREIGYIGGRTHQGEIAAERAGWVGSCPGGHEHVRFRAPRGRYACTPCTRAARRVVEVRWSRRAAAA
- the rpoB gene encoding DNA-directed RNA polymerase subunit beta — its product is MPETSPKTGRNASRLSFARIAETLTVPDLLALQTESFEWLIGTDAWKVRLAAEEAVGRDDVHANSGLEEIFEEISPIEDLSEKMQLSFSEPVLDVPKYTIAECKERGKTYAAPLYVSAEFMNHETGEIKSQTVFMGDFPLMTEKGTFIVNGTERVVVSQLVRSPGVYFDRTPEKNSDKDIYSARVIPSRGAWLEFEIDKRDAVGVRIDRKRKQSVTVFLKALGLTAEDIAREFAGYESIMATLEKDAPMSKEDALRDIYRKLRPGEQVAAEAARALLDNFYFNPKRYDLAKVGRYKINRKLGIDVPMSDSVLSVDDIVATIKYLVALHAEESTIKGLRKGEEVDIRLDVDDIDHFGNRRIRAVGELIQNQVRTGLARMERVVRERMSTQDIEAITPQTLINVRPVSAAIKEFFGTSQLSQFMDQNNPLAGLTHKRTLSALGPGGLSRERAGVEVRDVHPSHYGRMCPIETPEGPNIGLIGRLATFGRINSFGFIETPYRRVENGVVSTQIDYLTASEEDEFIVAHANNVIDAKSRFVEDRVVARKKGEEVELVDPKAVNYMDVSPRQMASVATSLIPFLEHDDANRALMGANMQRQAVPLVRSESPLVGTGMEGFAAIDSGDVMTATAAGVVAEVSADLVTVQLDEGGTQQYFLRKFARSNQGTSYNHRVIVSAGDRVEVGEVIADGPATENGELALGKNLLVAFMPWEGHNYEDAIILSQNLVKDDVLSSIHIEEYEVDARDTKLGKEEVTRDLPNVGPDLLADLDERGIIRIGAEVVPGDILVGKVTPKGETELSAEERLLRAIFNEKSREVRDTSLKVPHGEQGTVIAVKQFRAEDGDDELGSGVHEKVVVYIAQKRKITEGDKLAGRHGNKGVIAKILPEEDMPFLEDGTAVDIVLNPLGIPKRMNFGQVLETHLGWIAATGWKVEGKPEWSKGLDQRTLEAPAGTKVATPVFDGATEESIIGLLDATLPTRDGVRLIDGSGKANLFDGRSGEPYPYPISVGYMYILKLHHLVDDKIHARSTGPYSMITQQPLGGKAQFGGQRFGEMEVWALEAYGAAYTLQELLTIKSDDIVGRVKVYEAIVKGENIQEPGIPESFKVLMKEMQSLCLNVEVLNAAGDVVTLRDDEDEALRTAEELGINISRPELSSIDDI
- a CDS encoding fused MFS/spermidine synthase; protein product: MSTPSRRLSSGLHAEMRFSGSGGWQLVVDGTPQSHVDTERPELLVYEYVQQMGHVIDALPPGPITAVHLGAGALTIPRYVDATRRGSRQQVIELEPLLVELVREVAPLPRGASVRVRYGDAREQLSRLPAGLRGSVDLVVVDVFSGSQTPAHVTTVEFHALVRDLLAPTGVVIVNIADDRTLAFAKRQLAALHEVHQEVAALADPGMLKGRRFGNIVAIAGAALPDLEEIGRGLRRDPLPGKVVAGAELRRFLGGAQPTRDADATPSPAPNRGIFG